One stretch of Nocardia mangyaensis DNA includes these proteins:
- the tal gene encoding transaldolase codes for MAQNENLAALSAAGVSVWLDDLSRDRIKSGNLADLIATRGVVGVTTNPSIFQAALSQGHDYDAQVKELAQQGADADAAIRTITTDDVRAACDVLAPVFEASGGVDGRVSIEVDPRLAFDADKTVAQAVELWKIVDRPNLFIKIPATEAGLPAITAVIAEGISVNVTLIFSVPRYRAVMGAYLDGLRAAKVAGHDLAKIHSVASFFVSRVDTEIDKRLEAIGTPEALALRGKAGVANARLAYAEYQDVFDGGAHTSTYNHLASQGGNRQRPLWASTGVKNPDYPDTLYVTELVGTNTVNTLPEKTLQAFADHGEVRGDTLSGLAVEAAQVFADLAAAGIDLADVFELLEREGVDKFESSWGELLEATTGELRTAAAGSN; via the coding sequence ATGGCACAGAACGAGAATCTCGCCGCGCTCTCGGCCGCGGGGGTCTCGGTGTGGCTCGACGATCTGTCCCGCGACCGCATCAAGTCCGGCAATCTCGCCGACCTGATCGCGACCCGCGGTGTCGTCGGTGTCACCACGAACCCGTCGATCTTCCAGGCCGCGCTGAGCCAGGGCCACGACTACGACGCGCAGGTCAAGGAACTCGCCCAGCAGGGCGCCGACGCCGATGCCGCGATCCGCACCATCACCACCGACGACGTGCGCGCCGCCTGCGACGTGCTCGCCCCGGTGTTCGAGGCCAGCGGTGGCGTCGACGGCCGCGTGTCGATCGAGGTCGACCCGCGCCTGGCCTTCGACGCCGACAAGACCGTCGCGCAGGCGGTCGAGCTGTGGAAGATCGTCGACCGGCCGAACCTGTTCATCAAGATCCCCGCCACCGAAGCGGGCCTGCCCGCGATCACCGCGGTGATCGCGGAGGGCATCAGCGTGAACGTGACGCTGATCTTCTCGGTGCCGCGCTACCGCGCGGTGATGGGTGCCTACCTCGACGGCCTGCGCGCCGCCAAGGTCGCCGGGCACGACCTGGCCAAGATCCATTCCGTCGCTTCGTTCTTCGTCTCCCGGGTGGACACCGAGATCGACAAGCGCCTGGAAGCGATCGGCACCCCTGAGGCACTGGCGCTGCGCGGCAAGGCGGGCGTGGCCAACGCCCGGCTGGCCTACGCCGAGTACCAGGACGTGTTCGACGGTGGGGCGCACACCTCCACCTACAACCACCTGGCCTCCCAGGGCGGCAACCGGCAGCGGCCGCTGTGGGCGTCGACCGGGGTGAAGAACCCGGACTACCCCGACACCCTCTACGTCACCGAGCTGGTCGGCACGAACACGGTCAACACCCTGCCGGAGAAGACGCTGCAGGCCTTCGCCGATCACGGCGAGGTCCGCGGCGACACCCTCAGCGGGCTGGCCGTGGAAGCCGCCCAGGTCTTCGCCGACCTGGCGGCCGCCGGTATCGACCTGGCTGATGTGTTCGAGCTGCTCGAGCGCGAGGGCGTCGACAAGTTCGAGTCCTCCTGGGGCGAGCTGCTCGAGGCCACCACCGGCGAACTGCGCACCGCGGCGGCGGGGAGCAACTGA
- a CDS encoding rhomboid family intramembrane serine protease: protein MGWAWHDGRVSNPPTPTCVRHPDRATGLACTRCGRPACPECLRPAAVGQHCVDCVRQGQRDVRPVRTVGGARADAEAVPSVTYGLIAVNVLVYVITAAQAGSAMDNYRGSALFREFVLVPRLVADGEFLRLIGSGFLHYGAIHLLVNMFALYIVGRDLERVLGRTRYACVYLISLLGGSAAVMALSGSITATAGASGAVYGLFGAVTVTLIRLRQSPTPMLVIIGINVLISFSLPGISLWGHLGGLAAGTLGALGILFAPGWLSARTPEAAQRIGWATLGAVAVACLAVIVAATVYLRSQPPVILIGAPATVAEVATH, encoded by the coding sequence GACTCGCCTGCACGCGGTGCGGCAGGCCCGCTTGTCCGGAATGTCTGCGGCCGGCGGCGGTGGGGCAGCACTGCGTGGATTGTGTGCGGCAGGGGCAGCGCGATGTGCGGCCGGTGCGAACCGTGGGCGGGGCTCGGGCCGATGCGGAGGCCGTGCCGTCTGTGACGTACGGGTTGATCGCGGTCAATGTGCTCGTGTACGTGATCACGGCCGCGCAGGCGGGTAGCGCGATGGACAACTATCGCGGGTCGGCGCTGTTCCGGGAGTTCGTCCTGGTGCCGCGGCTCGTGGCCGACGGAGAGTTCCTGCGGCTGATCGGGTCGGGATTCCTGCACTACGGCGCGATCCATCTGCTGGTCAACATGTTCGCGCTCTACATCGTCGGGCGTGATCTCGAGCGAGTACTCGGCCGGACCCGCTATGCGTGCGTGTACCTGATCTCACTGCTCGGCGGCTCGGCCGCGGTGATGGCGCTCTCCGGTTCGATCACCGCGACCGCCGGTGCCTCCGGTGCGGTCTACGGCCTGTTCGGCGCGGTCACGGTGACCCTGATCCGATTGCGGCAGAGTCCGACGCCGATGCTCGTCATCATCGGCATCAACGTGCTGATCAGCTTCTCGCTACCCGGCATCTCCCTGTGGGGCCACCTCGGTGGCCTGGCCGCGGGCACGCTCGGCGCCCTCGGCATCCTGTTCGCGCCCGGCTGGCTGTCGGCCCGTACGCCGGAGGCGGCCCAGCGCATCGGCTGGGCGACGCTCGGCGCGGTCGCGGTGGCCTGCCTGGCTGTGATCGTCGCGGCGACCGTGTATCTGCGTTCCCAGCCGCCGGTCATCCTGATCGGCGCTCCGGCCACGGTCGCCGAGGTCGCGACACACTAG
- the tkt gene encoding transketolase has translation MSVTDDIRALTQRNYPSDWTDLDTKAVDTARVLAADAVQKAGNGHPGTAMSLAPVAYTLFQRTMRHDPTQPSWVGRDRFVLSCGHSSLTLYIQLYLAGFGLELADLEQLRQWDSLTPGHPEFRHTDGVEITTGPLGQGLASAVGMAMAARRERGLFDPDAPAGTSPFDHFIYTIASDGDLQEGVTAEASSIAGTQQLGNLVVIYDDNEISIEDDTDIAFTEDVAARYEAYGWHVQVVEGGEDVVAIEAALEAAKAVTDKPSIIILRTIIGFPAPNKMNTGGAHGAALGPDEVAAVKKALDFDPEKSFDVDPAVIEHTRKAQVRGTEAKAQWQQGFDAWAAAHPSNKALFDRLQTRSLPAGWTEELPSFEPDPKGMATRKASGKFLASVADVLPELWGGSADLAESNNTTMPNQPSFGPESISTGAWKAQPYGRTLHFGIREHAMGSILNGIALHGPTRPYGGTFLVFSDYMRPAVRLAALMRVPAIYVWTHDSIGLGEDGPTHQPIEHLAALRAIPGLNVVRPGDANETTYAWRTILERDSDEHTSHFPTYEAPHQDGPSALALTRQDVPTLEGTSYEGVKKGGYVLAEASTGTPQVILVGTGSELQLAVAARTTLEEQGIPTRVVSMPCVEWFDAQEQSYRDEVFPPAVRARVVVEAGIAMPWYRFVGDAGEIVSIEHFGASANFKKLYSEFGITADAVVAAAQRSLDKVKG, from the coding sequence GTGTCAGTCACAGACGACATTCGCGCCCTCACTCAGCGGAACTACCCCAGCGACTGGACGGACCTGGACACCAAGGCCGTCGACACGGCCCGTGTACTCGCCGCGGACGCGGTGCAGAAGGCGGGCAACGGTCACCCGGGTACCGCGATGAGCCTCGCGCCGGTCGCCTACACCCTCTTCCAACGCACCATGCGCCACGATCCGACCCAGCCGAGCTGGGTCGGGCGCGATCGCTTCGTGCTGTCCTGCGGACATTCCAGCCTCACCCTCTACATCCAGCTCTATCTGGCCGGTTTCGGCCTGGAGCTCGCGGATCTCGAGCAGCTGCGCCAGTGGGATTCGCTGACCCCGGGTCATCCCGAGTTCCGCCACACCGACGGTGTCGAGATCACCACCGGCCCGCTGGGCCAGGGCCTGGCCTCCGCGGTCGGCATGGCGATGGCGGCGCGGCGTGAGCGCGGCCTGTTCGATCCGGATGCCCCCGCGGGCACCAGCCCGTTCGACCACTTCATCTACACCATCGCCTCCGATGGTGACCTGCAGGAGGGCGTCACCGCCGAGGCGTCCTCGATCGCGGGCACCCAGCAGCTGGGCAATCTCGTGGTGATCTACGACGACAACGAGATCTCCATCGAGGACGACACCGACATCGCCTTCACCGAGGACGTCGCCGCGCGCTACGAGGCCTACGGCTGGCACGTGCAGGTCGTCGAGGGTGGTGAGGACGTCGTCGCGATCGAGGCCGCACTCGAGGCCGCCAAGGCGGTGACCGACAAGCCGTCGATCATCATCCTGCGCACCATCATCGGCTTCCCGGCCCCGAACAAGATGAACACCGGCGGCGCGCACGGCGCGGCGCTGGGCCCCGACGAGGTCGCCGCGGTCAAGAAGGCGCTGGACTTCGACCCGGAGAAGTCCTTCGACGTCGACCCGGCCGTCATCGAGCACACCCGCAAGGCGCAGGTCCGCGGCACCGAGGCCAAGGCCCAGTGGCAGCAGGGCTTCGACGCCTGGGCCGCCGCGCACCCGTCGAACAAGGCGCTGTTCGATCGGCTGCAGACCCGCTCGCTGCCCGCCGGCTGGACCGAGGAGCTGCCGAGCTTCGAGCCCGACCCGAAGGGCATGGCCACCCGCAAGGCCTCCGGCAAGTTCCTCGCCTCGGTCGCCGACGTGCTGCCCGAGCTGTGGGGCGGTTCGGCCGACCTGGCCGAGTCCAACAACACCACGATGCCGAACCAGCCGAGCTTCGGCCCGGAGTCGATCTCCACCGGTGCCTGGAAGGCGCAGCCCTACGGCCGCACCCTGCACTTCGGCATCCGTGAGCACGCGATGGGCTCGATCCTCAACGGCATCGCGCTGCACGGACCGACCCGCCCGTACGGCGGCACCTTCCTGGTGTTCTCCGACTACATGCGCCCGGCCGTGCGCCTGGCCGCGCTGATGCGGGTGCCCGCCATCTACGTCTGGACCCACGACTCCATCGGTCTGGGCGAAGACGGCCCGACCCACCAGCCGATCGAGCACCTGGCCGCGCTGCGCGCGATCCCCGGCCTCAACGTGGTCCGCCCCGGCGACGCCAACGAGACCACCTACGCCTGGCGCACCATCCTCGAGCGCGACTCCGACGAGCACACCTCGCACTTCCCGACCTACGAGGCACCGCACCAGGACGGCCCGTCCGCGCTGGCGCTGACTCGCCAGGATGTGCCGACGCTCGAGGGCACCAGCTACGAGGGTGTCAAGAAGGGTGGCTACGTGTTGGCCGAGGCCTCCACCGGGACACCGCAGGTCATCCTGGTCGGCACCGGTTCGGAGCTGCAGCTGGCCGTCGCCGCGCGCACTACCCTGGAGGAACAGGGCATCCCGACCCGCGTGGTCTCGATGCCGTGTGTGGAGTGGTTCGACGCGCAGGAGCAGTCCTACCGCGACGAGGTGTTCCCGCCCGCGGTCCGCGCCCGCGTGGTCGTCGAAGCCGGTATCGCGATGCCGTGGTACCGGTTCGTCGGTGACGCCGGTGAGATCGTGTCGATCGAGCACTTCGGCGCGTCCGCGAACTTCAAGAAGCTCTACAGCGAGTTCGGTATCACCGCCGATGCCGTGGTCGCCGCCGCGCAGCGTTCGCTCGACAAGGTGAAGGGGTAA
- a CDS encoding ABC transporter ATP-binding protein translates to MTEREGPAVCVDGVVKRYGETTAVDGLKFEVEPAQVFALLGPNGAGKTTTVEMCEGFVRPDTGSVRVLGLDPIADSEQLRPRIGVMLQGGGAYPGARAGEMLDLVAAYSANPLDPDWLLSTLGLRDHRRTPYRRLSGGQQQRLALACALVGRPEIVFLDEPTAGLDAQARLIVWELVDALRRDGVSVVLTTHMMDEAEQLADQLVIIDHGQVVAQGTPAEVTAHGAAGQLRFCAPPKLDITLLKSALPEGFCPRETAPGTYLVEGEITPQVLATVTAWCARMDVLATDIRIDQRRLEDVFLELTGRDLRG, encoded by the coding sequence GTGACAGAACGCGAGGGACCCGCGGTCTGCGTCGACGGTGTGGTCAAACGCTACGGCGAGACCACCGCGGTCGACGGGCTGAAGTTCGAGGTCGAACCGGCCCAGGTGTTCGCGCTGCTCGGCCCCAACGGCGCGGGCAAGACCACCACCGTCGAGATGTGCGAGGGCTTCGTGCGCCCCGACACGGGCAGCGTCCGCGTCCTCGGGCTCGACCCGATCGCCGACTCCGAACAGCTGCGCCCGCGCATCGGCGTGATGCTGCAGGGCGGCGGCGCCTACCCCGGTGCCCGCGCGGGCGAGATGCTCGACCTGGTCGCGGCTTACTCCGCCAATCCGCTCGACCCGGACTGGCTCCTGTCGACCCTGGGCCTGCGCGACCATCGCCGCACCCCCTACCGCCGTTTGTCCGGCGGTCAACAGCAGCGGCTGGCCCTGGCCTGCGCGCTGGTCGGCCGACCGGAGATCGTGTTCCTCGACGAGCCGACCGCCGGTCTGGACGCCCAGGCGAGGTTGATCGTGTGGGAACTCGTCGACGCCCTGCGCCGCGACGGGGTGAGCGTCGTGCTCACCACGCACATGATGGACGAGGCTGAACAGCTCGCCGACCAGCTGGTGATCATCGATCACGGTCAGGTCGTCGCCCAGGGCACTCCCGCCGAGGTCACCGCGCACGGCGCCGCGGGCCAGTTGCGGTTCTGCGCCCCCCCGAAACTCGACATCACCCTGCTGAAATCGGCACTGCCGGAAGGCTTCTGCCCGCGCGAGACAGCGCCGGGCACCTATCTTGTCGAAGGTGAGATCACTCCGCAGGTGCTGGCCACGGTCACCGCCTGGTGCGCCAGGATGGACGTGCTGGCCACCGACATCCGCATCGATCAGCGCCGCCTCGAAGACGTGTTCCTCGAACTGACCGGACGGGATCTGCGCGGATGA
- a CDS encoding ABC transporter permease, producing MTETSSRFQPGIFTADPRPASRAAMLTAQTGLELKLLLRNGEQLLLTMFIPITLLIGLTLLPFGDLGDHRVDKIVPMVMMTAVMSTAFTGQAIAVGFDRRYGALKRLGATPLPRWGVIAGKCAAVLIVVVLQAVLLGVIGAALGWRPGFGGLALGALAIALGTATFAAMGLLLGGTLKAEVVLAVANIAWFVMLGIASLVLVGDTLPTALTVLARLVPSGALAYTLELALSGSIDGFGVAVLAGWGLVCGWLATRFFRFH from the coding sequence ATGACCGAGACCTCCAGCCGATTCCAGCCCGGCATCTTCACCGCCGACCCGCGCCCCGCCTCGCGCGCGGCGATGCTCACGGCGCAGACCGGGCTGGAGCTGAAACTGTTGCTGCGCAACGGCGAACAGCTGCTGCTCACCATGTTCATCCCGATCACGCTGCTGATCGGCCTGACCCTGCTGCCCTTCGGCGACCTCGGCGACCACCGGGTCGACAAGATCGTGCCGATGGTGATGATGACCGCGGTGATGTCGACCGCGTTCACCGGCCAGGCCATCGCCGTCGGCTTCGATCGCCGCTACGGCGCGCTCAAGCGTCTCGGCGCGACCCCGCTGCCGCGCTGGGGCGTGATCGCGGGCAAGTGCGCGGCGGTGCTCATCGTCGTCGTGCTGCAGGCGGTGCTACTCGGCGTGATCGGCGCGGCGCTGGGCTGGCGGCCCGGTTTCGGCGGGCTGGCGCTGGGCGCGCTGGCGATCGCGCTCGGCACCGCGACCTTCGCGGCGATGGGCCTGCTGCTCGGCGGCACGCTCAAGGCCGAGGTCGTGCTGGCCGTGGCCAATATCGCCTGGTTCGTCATGCTCGGCATCGCGAGCCTGGTTCTCGTCGGCGACACGCTGCCCACCGCGCTCACGGTCCTCGCCCGGCTCGTCCCCTCCGGCGCGCTGGCCTACACCCTCGAGCTGGCCCTTTCGGGCTCGATCGACGGGTTCGGGGTGGCGGTGCTCGCGGGGTGGGGTCTGGTGTGCGGCTGGCTCGCGACCCGGTTCTTCCGGTTTCACTGA
- a CDS encoding heme o synthase produces MRIGHQPGSSGAHGSSSTALADRLAGDGLTARIVRKPLAYIALTKPRVIELLLVATIPTMLLADRGNVDIRLILVTLFGGWMGAASANTLNCVADADIDKVMKRTARRPLARDAVPTRNAFIFGVALGALSFAWLWWQANLLSGLLVVATILFYVFVYTKGLKRRTSQNVVWGGAAGCMPALVGWSAVTGTIGWPAIVLFAVIFFWTPPHTWALAMRYKEDYRAAGVPMLPVVATEQVVTKQIVIYTWLTVLATLALVPATGVIYAAVALVAGAWFLLMAHQLYAGVRRGESVKPLRLFLQSNNYLAVVFCGLAIDSVLGWTTLGSLVGL; encoded by the coding sequence GTGCGGATCGGTCACCAGCCGGGTAGTAGCGGTGCGCACGGATCGTCGTCGACAGCGCTCGCCGACCGCCTCGCCGGAGACGGGCTCACCGCCCGCATCGTGCGCAAGCCCCTGGCCTACATCGCGCTCACCAAGCCGCGCGTCATCGAGCTGCTGCTCGTCGCCACCATCCCCACGATGCTCTTGGCCGATCGCGGCAATGTCGACATCCGGCTCATCCTGGTCACCCTGTTCGGTGGCTGGATGGGCGCGGCCAGCGCCAACACCCTCAACTGTGTCGCCGACGCCGACATCGACAAGGTGATGAAGCGGACCGCCCGGCGCCCACTGGCCCGTGACGCGGTGCCCACCCGCAACGCCTTCATCTTCGGCGTCGCGCTCGGCGCGCTGTCCTTCGCCTGGCTGTGGTGGCAGGCCAACCTGCTCAGCGGCCTGCTCGTCGTCGCGACGATCCTGTTCTACGTCTTCGTCTACACCAAGGGCCTCAAGCGCCGGACCTCGCAGAACGTGGTCTGGGGCGGTGCGGCGGGCTGCATGCCCGCCCTGGTCGGCTGGTCGGCGGTCACGGGGACCATCGGCTGGCCCGCGATCGTGCTGTTCGCGGTGATCTTCTTCTGGACGCCGCCGCACACCTGGGCGCTGGCCATGCGCTACAAGGAGGACTACCGCGCGGCCGGTGTGCCGATGCTGCCGGTGGTGGCGACCGAACAGGTGGTGACCAAGCAGATCGTCATCTACACCTGGCTCACCGTGCTCGCCACGCTGGCACTGGTGCCCGCGACCGGGGTCATCTACGCCGCTGTCGCGCTGGTCGCCGGTGCGTGGTTCCTGCTGATGGCTCATCAGCTCTACGCCGGGGTGCGCCGGGGTGAGTCGGTGAAGCCGCTGCGGTTGTTCCTGCAGTCGAACAACTACCTGGCCGTGGTGTTCTGCGGGTTGGCGATCGACTCGGTGCTCGGATGGACGACCCTCGGAAGCCTCGTCGGGCTCTGA
- a CDS encoding quinone oxidoreductase family protein, with translation MHAIQVSEHGGPEVLRWVEVAPPRIGPGQLLVETQGVGVNYIDIYFRTGQYPQQTPYIPGSEGTGVVAAVGAEVTEFVVGDRVAWAAAPGSYADKVAVDETAAVKVPDGVEPTVAAAALLQGMTAHYLIESVFRPESGDPVLIHAGAGGVGLLLTQMAVAKGARVITTVSTDAKEQLSREAGASEVLRYGDDLAARVRDLTDGVGVAAVYDGVGASTFEAGLASLRVRGTLVLFGAASGPVPPFDPQRLNPAGSLWLTRPSLGAYTRDRAEFLWRATDVFNGIATGALNFRIGATYPLADAAQAHTDLAGRKTTGSIVLLP, from the coding sequence ATGCACGCGATTCAGGTTTCCGAGCACGGTGGTCCCGAGGTCCTGCGCTGGGTCGAGGTGGCGCCACCGCGGATCGGGCCCGGTCAGCTGCTGGTCGAGACCCAGGGTGTGGGCGTCAATTACATCGACATCTACTTCCGCACCGGCCAGTACCCGCAGCAGACGCCCTACATCCCCGGCTCCGAGGGGACCGGCGTCGTCGCGGCGGTCGGCGCCGAGGTCACCGAGTTCGTGGTGGGCGACCGGGTGGCCTGGGCGGCCGCGCCGGGCAGCTACGCGGACAAGGTGGCCGTCGACGAGACGGCGGCGGTGAAGGTGCCCGACGGGGTCGAGCCCACCGTCGCGGCGGCCGCGCTGCTGCAGGGCATGACAGCGCACTACCTGATCGAATCGGTGTTCCGTCCCGAGTCCGGCGACCCGGTGCTCATCCACGCCGGTGCGGGCGGAGTCGGGCTGCTGCTCACCCAAATGGCCGTGGCCAAGGGCGCGCGGGTGATCACCACCGTCTCCACCGACGCCAAGGAGCAGCTGTCTCGCGAGGCGGGCGCGTCCGAGGTCCTGCGCTATGGCGACGACCTGGCCGCCCGGGTCCGCGACCTCACCGACGGCGTCGGCGTCGCCGCGGTCTACGACGGTGTCGGCGCGAGCACCTTCGAAGCCGGCCTGGCTTCCCTGCGGGTACGCGGCACCCTGGTCCTGTTCGGCGCGGCCAGCGGCCCGGTACCACCGTTCGACCCGCAGCGCCTCAACCCCGCGGGCTCGCTCTGGCTCACCCGCCCGTCGCTGGGCGCCTATACCCGCGACCGCGCCGAATTCCTGTGGCGCGCAACCGATGTCTTCAACGGAATCGCCACAGGAGCCCTGAACTTCCGGATCGGCGCCACCTATCCCCTCGCCGACGCCGCCCAGGCCCACACCGACCTGGCAGGCCGCAAGACCACCGGTTCGATCGTCCTGCTGCCCTGA
- a CDS encoding COX15/CtaA family protein, translated as MLYRAFLGLVDRLPLPSLRVQRFIAVAVILSQAGISVTGAIVRVTASGLGCPTWPQCFPGSFTPIGVSEVPVLHQTVEFGNRLLTFVVTLCAALIVLAVVRARRRKEVLVYAWLMPGGTVLQAIIGGFTVLTGLLWWTVAVHLLVSMVMVWLAVVLYAKIGEPDDGIDTVQVPAPLRWLTALSGVALAGVLIAGTLVTAAGPHAGDKSIERPVERLQVEIVTLVHLHSQLLIGYLALLVGLTFGLYAVGMTAAIRTRMFVLLGIVVAQALVGIVQYFTDVPAALVAIHVGGAAACTAATAALWASLRTRETVETSVAIPQPATH; from the coding sequence GTGCTGTATCGCGCCTTCCTGGGACTCGTCGACCGGCTACCGCTCCCCTCGCTGCGGGTGCAGCGGTTCATCGCCGTCGCGGTGATCCTCAGCCAGGCCGGAATCTCGGTGACCGGCGCCATCGTGCGCGTCACCGCCTCCGGCCTCGGCTGCCCGACCTGGCCGCAGTGCTTCCCCGGCAGCTTCACCCCGATCGGGGTGTCCGAGGTGCCGGTCCTGCACCAGACCGTGGAATTCGGCAACCGCCTGCTCACCTTCGTGGTGACGCTGTGCGCCGCGCTGATCGTGCTGGCCGTCGTGCGCGCGCGACGCCGCAAGGAAGTGCTCGTCTACGCCTGGCTGATGCCCGGCGGCACGGTCCTGCAGGCCATCATCGGCGGTTTCACCGTGCTCACCGGACTGCTGTGGTGGACGGTGGCCGTGCACTTGCTGGTCTCGATGGTGATGGTGTGGCTCGCGGTGGTGCTCTACGCCAAGATCGGCGAACCCGACGACGGCATCGACACCGTGCAGGTGCCCGCTCCGCTGCGCTGGCTCACCGCGCTCAGTGGCGTGGCGCTCGCGGGCGTGCTGATCGCGGGCACCCTCGTCACCGCTGCCGGGCCCCACGCCGGGGACAAGAGCATCGAACGACCGGTCGAGCGACTGCAGGTCGAGATCGTCACCCTGGTTCACCTGCACTCGCAATTGCTCATCGGCTATCTGGCGCTGCTCGTCGGCCTGACCTTCGGGCTCTATGCCGTCGGGATGACCGCGGCGATCCGCACCCGCATGTTCGTGCTGCTGGGCATCGTCGTCGCACAAGCACTGGTCGGGATCGTCCAGTACTTCACCGATGTACCCGCGGCGCTGGTCGCGATCCACGTCGGCGGCGCGGCGGCCTGCACCGCGGCGACGGCGGCCCTGTGGGCGTCGCTGCGCACCCGAGAGACGGTCGAGACATCCGTCGCGATTCCGCAGCCTGCCACACACTGA
- the mptB gene encoding polyprenol phosphomannose-dependent alpha 1,6 mannosyltransferase MptB translates to MAVLEGATRKTLAFGRRALGLDVPAPDHTVAVLHRDESEVPGLDKRERAQLDRIRLMGATGAVLMAIAALGIGAQPVHQNPVSGVRVLGIFARAHTGSLAMCMFGTVLVIGAWLLLGRFAIGGLAGSPLHRLSRSQLDRTLLLWIVPLSVAPPMFSNDVYSYLAQSEIAARGIDPYEEGPVAGLGIDNVLTNNVPTIWRDTPAPYGPLFLWIGRGIAELTGDNIIAGVWVHRLLALAGVALIVWALPRLSVRCGVAPVSALWLGAANPLVLFHLVGGVHNDALMLGLMLAGVELTLRAIYGNGGKPDLLSMRDRPPFDARAYALLIGGAVVITLSSSVKFTSIIALGFVGMALAWRWGGTLKAVFKAAALLAVIAGATTLFVSYASGLGFGWIFTLNTASAVRSWMSLPTVIGIITGFGGVLLGLGDHTTALLSITRPIAAVVAAYVVVRMLVATGTGRLHPVGALGVALGAVVLLFPVVQPWYLLWAIVPLAAWATQPVFRVPAVAFSAVVSLLVMPRGAEFQVFQIIGAALAAAVCFALFFALTRHTLPWRAQAGVSAPSQEGTAYRVTS, encoded by the coding sequence GTGGCGGTACTGGAGGGCGCGACGCGCAAGACATTGGCGTTCGGGCGGCGAGCTCTCGGGCTCGACGTGCCCGCACCCGATCACACCGTCGCGGTGCTGCATCGCGACGAGAGCGAGGTCCCCGGACTCGACAAGCGCGAGCGGGCCCAACTGGATCGCATCCGGCTGATGGGCGCGACCGGCGCGGTCCTCATGGCGATCGCGGCACTGGGCATCGGCGCGCAACCGGTGCACCAGAATCCGGTTTCAGGGGTGCGGGTACTCGGCATCTTCGCGCGAGCGCACACCGGCTCGCTGGCCATGTGCATGTTCGGCACCGTTCTGGTGATCGGCGCGTGGTTGCTGCTCGGCCGGTTCGCGATCGGCGGACTGGCCGGATCGCCGCTGCATCGGCTGAGCCGCTCGCAACTGGACCGGACGCTGCTGTTGTGGATCGTTCCGCTCTCGGTCGCCCCGCCGATGTTCAGCAACGATGTCTACTCCTACCTCGCGCAGAGCGAGATCGCCGCACGCGGAATCGATCCCTATGAGGAGGGCCCGGTCGCCGGCCTCGGCATCGACAACGTCCTCACCAACAACGTTCCGACGATCTGGCGCGACACCCCCGCGCCGTACGGTCCACTGTTCCTGTGGATCGGCCGCGGCATCGCCGAGTTGACCGGCGACAACATCATCGCCGGGGTGTGGGTGCATCGACTGCTCGCCCTGGCCGGCGTGGCCTTGATCGTGTGGGCACTGCCGCGGCTGTCGGTGCGCTGCGGCGTCGCGCCGGTGAGCGCGCTGTGGCTCGGCGCGGCCAATCCGCTGGTGCTGTTCCACCTGGTCGGCGGCGTGCACAACGACGCGCTCATGCTCGGGCTGATGCTGGCGGGCGTCGAGCTGACGCTGCGGGCGATCTACGGCAACGGCGGCAAACCCGACCTGCTGAGCATGCGGGACCGGCCACCGTTCGACGCCCGCGCCTATGCCCTGTTGATCGGCGGCGCGGTGGTGATCACCCTGTCGTCGTCGGTCAAGTTCACCTCGATCATCGCACTCGGCTTCGTCGGTATGGCGCTGGCCTGGCGGTGGGGCGGAACCCTCAAGGCGGTCTTCAAGGCGGCCGCACTGCTGGCGGTGATCGCCGGGGCGACAACACTGTTCGTGAGTTACGCCAGCGGACTCGGCTTCGGCTGGATCTTCACCCTCAACACCGCCAGCGCGGTGCGCAGCTGGATGTCGCTACCGACCGTGATCGGGATCATCACCGGATTCGGTGGTGTCCTGCTCGGCCTGGGCGACCACACGACCGCCCTGCTCTCGATCACCCGGCCCATCGCGGCGGTCGTCGCGGCCTACGTGGTCGTCCGCATGCTGGTCGCCACCGGCACCGGCAGGCTGCACCCGGTCGGCGCCCTCGGTGTCGCGCTCGGCGCGGTCGTCCTGCTGTTCCCGGTGGTTCAGCCCTGGTACCTGCTGTGGGCCATCGTCCCCCTGGCCGCCTGGGCCACTCAACCGGTGTTCCGCGTACCCGCCGTCGCGTTCTCGGCGGTGGTCTCGCTGCTGGTGATGCCACGCGGCGCGGAGTTCCAGGTATTCCAGATCATCGGCGCCGCACTGGCCGCCGCGGTCTGCTTCGCGCTGTTCTTCGCGCTCACCCGCCACACCCTGCCCTGGCGGGCCCAGGCGGGGGTGTCGGCTCCGTCACAGGAGGGCACGGCTTACCGTGTGACGTCGTGA